A portion of the Phyllobacterium zundukense genome contains these proteins:
- the argE gene encoding acetylornithine deacetylase: MKVEEILAMLIRFPSVVGKPNDAIVDWISTYGQAAGAKATVLPGPEGDRANLLITAGPHNVPGYILSGHMDVVPAGEAGWKTDPFQLRQDGKRLCGRGTTDMKGFLACALAALPKLAASNLQRPVHLAFSYDEEAGCRGVPHLLAALPDLCAKPLGAIIGEPSRMQAVRAHKGKAAARLDVVGHSGHSSRPDLGLNAVHAMANVIAQAVVYGRSLEQGPFDDNFEPPYSSLQFGVVSGGQAVNIIPDRCTADIEVRAISGVSPRLLLKEVKEQLFALRERGYEVVWHELSAYPALSLPREAKLAMLMVELTGKETLPAVSYGTEAGLYQQAGIDAIICGPGDISRAHRPNEYIELDELKACQKMIEDLGARLAA; encoded by the coding sequence ATGAAGGTCGAAGAAATTCTGGCAATGCTGATACGGTTTCCCTCGGTTGTGGGCAAACCCAATGATGCGATCGTCGACTGGATCAGCACTTACGGGCAAGCTGCTGGCGCGAAAGCAACTGTGCTGCCAGGACCGGAGGGCGACAGGGCCAATCTATTGATAACTGCCGGGCCGCATAATGTGCCCGGCTATATTCTTTCAGGTCACATGGACGTTGTGCCGGCCGGCGAGGCAGGGTGGAAAACGGATCCCTTCCAACTCCGACAGGATGGAAAGAGGCTTTGCGGCCGCGGAACGACCGATATGAAGGGCTTTCTGGCCTGCGCATTGGCTGCTTTGCCGAAACTTGCCGCCAGCAATCTGCAACGTCCTGTACACCTTGCTTTTTCCTATGATGAAGAGGCTGGTTGCCGTGGGGTACCGCATTTGCTTGCAGCTTTACCCGATTTGTGCGCGAAGCCCTTGGGGGCAATCATCGGTGAGCCGAGCCGGATGCAAGCTGTACGTGCGCATAAGGGGAAAGCAGCGGCAAGGCTTGACGTGGTGGGGCACTCAGGACATTCGTCTCGGCCTGATCTGGGATTGAATGCGGTTCATGCCATGGCGAACGTCATCGCACAGGCGGTGGTCTACGGCCGGTCTCTGGAGCAGGGCCCCTTTGATGACAATTTCGAGCCGCCCTATTCGTCCTTACAGTTTGGTGTCGTTTCTGGCGGTCAGGCAGTCAATATCATCCCTGATCGATGTACTGCCGATATCGAAGTGCGTGCCATTTCCGGTGTCTCGCCAAGGCTGTTGCTCAAAGAGGTAAAAGAGCAGCTATTTGCCTTGAGAGAGCGAGGTTATGAGGTGGTTTGGCACGAATTGAGCGCGTATCCGGCACTATCGCTGCCGCGGGAAGCCAAGCTCGCAATGCTTATGGTCGAACTCACCGGAAAGGAAACGCTTCCTGCCGTGAGTTACGGCACCGAAGCCGGGCTTTATCAGCAGGCCGGCATCGATGCGATTATCTGCGGTCCTGGCGACATAAGCCGTGCGCATCGTCCCAACGAATATATCGAGCTCGATGAACTCAAGGCGTGCCAGAAAATGATCGAAGATCTCGGCGCACGCCTTGCAGCATGA
- a CDS encoding 2-hydroxyacid dehydrogenase, with the protein MAFLFNSDAARGAVFRTAFARGLPDLQFFQAGEDVDPDKIRYLISWVTPDDIARYRNLEILFSIGAGVDQFKLASVPEHVKLVRMVEDNIIRMMQEYVVLGVLTLHREVIAYREHQDHEEWRALAVPHATARRVGFLGLGMLAQAAIERLKPFQFPLTGWSRRRKEIEAVGCFYGEDQFVSFLEQTDILICLLPLTDETRGILNAPLFAHLPSGARLLHVGRGPQLDQAALIEALDSGHLAGAMLDVTDPEPLPAGHPLWLHPKVLITPHIASVTQPQTAAKFVIDNIQRHRAGKKLIGLIDRTLGY; encoded by the coding sequence ATGGCATTTCTCTTCAATTCCGATGCAGCACGCGGTGCCGTCTTTCGCACGGCTTTTGCGCGTGGGCTTCCAGATCTCCAGTTCTTTCAAGCTGGCGAAGACGTTGATCCTGACAAGATACGTTATTTGATCAGCTGGGTGACGCCCGATGACATCGCGCGCTATCGCAATCTTGAAATACTCTTTTCGATCGGCGCGGGGGTTGATCAGTTCAAGCTCGCCAGCGTGCCGGAACATGTGAAGCTCGTGCGCATGGTGGAAGACAACATTATCCGCATGATGCAGGAATATGTGGTTCTTGGCGTGTTGACGCTTCATCGCGAGGTGATTGCCTATCGCGAACATCAGGACCACGAGGAATGGCGAGCGCTTGCTGTTCCTCACGCAACCGCGCGACGTGTCGGATTTCTTGGACTTGGGATGCTGGCGCAGGCGGCAATAGAACGTCTCAAGCCGTTTCAGTTTCCCCTTACTGGCTGGAGCCGCAGGCGGAAGGAGATTGAGGCCGTCGGATGCTTTTATGGTGAAGACCAGTTCGTCAGCTTTCTGGAGCAGACGGATATTCTCATTTGTCTTCTGCCGCTTACGGATGAAACGCGTGGCATACTCAATGCCCCCTTGTTTGCCCATTTGCCCAGCGGCGCCCGACTCTTGCACGTCGGTCGCGGGCCACAGCTCGATCAGGCGGCACTCATAGAGGCGTTGGACAGCGGCCATCTGGCTGGCGCGATGTTGGATGTAACTGACCCCGAACCGCTTCCGGCAGGACACCCGCTTTGGCTGCATCCCAAGGTACTTATCACGCCGCATATCGCTTCAGTAACCCAACCGCAGACGGCTGCAAAATTCGTCATCGACAATATCCAGCGTCATCGCGCAGGAAAAAAACTGATCGGCCTGATCGACCGAACGCTAGGTTATTAA